One genomic segment of Impatiens glandulifera chromosome 6, dImpGla2.1, whole genome shotgun sequence includes these proteins:
- the LOC124943853 gene encoding caffeic acid 3-O-methyltransferase-like, with translation MAQANNDISLRIIEDEEEENRAYATQLLTSLSLPMTMQAAIDLNVFEIISKAGHGVMLSPLEIVSEIPCKNPIAHVMLERILKLLTSFNVLTTTTTNGEPRYGLAPVAKYFVKNEEGVSFAPFMTAFHDKVMVGSWYHLKKSVVEGGVLIQGTMTCSIEPC, from the exons ATGGCTCAAGCCAACAACGATATTTCTCTTCGTATTAtagaagacgaagaagaagagaacCGAGCCTATGCCACCCAATTATTAACCTCCCTTTCACTACCCATGACTATGCAGGCAGCCATCGATCTCAACGTATTTGAGATCATATCTAAGGCCGGTCATGGCGTGATGCTCTCCCCTTTAGAGATTGTATCTGAAATCCCTTGTAAGAATCCTATTGCACACGTCATGCTTGAACGAATACTCAAGCTTCTCACTAGCTTCAATGTTTTGACAACAACTACCACCAATGGCGAGCCACGATATGGATTGGCTCCTGTGGCGAAATATTTTGTGAAGAACGAAGAAGGAGTTTCCTTTGCACCATTCATGACAGCCTTTCATGACAAGGTCATGGTTGGAAGCTG GTATCACTTGAAAAAATCTGTGGTGGAAGGAGGG GTGTTGATCCAAGGTACAATGACGTGTTCAATCGAGCCATGTTGA
- the LOC124943858 gene encoding caffeic acid 3-O-methyltransferase 1-like, producing the protein MAQANNDISLRIIEDEEEENRAYATQLLTSLSLPMTMQAAIDLNVFEIISKAGHGVMLSPLEIVSEIPCKNPIAHVMLERILKLLTSFNVLTTTTTNGEPRYGLAPVAKYFVKNEGVSFAPFMTAFHDKVMVGSWLVLFVLH; encoded by the coding sequence ATGGCTCAAGCCAACAACGATATTTCTCTTCGTATTAtagaagacgaagaagaagagaacCGAGCCTATGCCACCCAATTATTAACCTCCCTTTCACTACCCATGACTATGCAGGCAGCCATCGATCTCAACGTATTTGAGATCATATCTAAGGCCGGTCATGGCGTGATGCTCTCCCCTTTAGAGATTGTATCTGAAATCCCTTGTAAGAATCCTATTGCACACGTCATGCTTGAACGAATACTCAAGCTTCTCACTAGCTTCAATGTTTTGACAACAACTACCACCAATGGCGAGCCACGATATGGATTGGCTCCTGTGGCGAAATATTTTGTGAAGAACGAAGGAGTTTCCTTTGCACCATTCATGACAGCCTTTCATGACAAGGTCATGGTTGGAAGCTGGTTAGTATTGTTTGTTCTACATTAA